One genomic window of Azospirillum sp. TSH58 includes the following:
- a CDS encoding histone deacetylase family protein: MTTAIFTHPDFLAHDTGPGHPERPERIAVVWELLDRDEFRDLPRFEAPEAEVEQLRWVHDAAYVDAVLNAVPESGHVRLDADTVLSPTSRSAILRAAGAVCAAVDAVLDGTVKNAFCAVRPCGHHAEPARAMGFCVFNNVAVGAEHARKRRGLTRVAVVDYDVHHGNGTQAMFWDDADLFFASTHQSPLYPGTGSMRETGVADNIVNAPLPPHSGTVEFRQAMERRILPALEEFQPELILISAGFDAHARDPLASLNFTGPDFEWATRKLVEAADRLCDGRVVTVLEGGYDMVGLAEGCAAHLQALMRA; encoded by the coding sequence ATGACCACCGCCATTTTCACCCACCCGGACTTTCTGGCGCACGACACCGGCCCGGGGCACCCGGAACGTCCGGAGCGAATCGCCGTGGTGTGGGAGCTTCTGGACCGCGACGAGTTCCGCGATCTGCCCCGCTTCGAGGCCCCGGAGGCGGAGGTCGAGCAGCTCCGCTGGGTGCATGATGCGGCCTATGTGGACGCCGTGCTGAACGCGGTCCCGGAGAGCGGCCATGTCCGGCTGGACGCCGACACCGTGCTGTCGCCCACCTCGCGCTCGGCGATCCTGCGGGCTGCCGGCGCGGTCTGCGCGGCGGTGGACGCGGTGCTCGACGGGACGGTGAAGAACGCCTTCTGCGCCGTCCGCCCCTGCGGCCACCACGCGGAGCCGGCCCGCGCCATGGGCTTCTGCGTCTTCAACAATGTGGCGGTCGGCGCCGAGCACGCCCGCAAGCGGCGCGGGCTGACCCGCGTCGCCGTGGTCGATTACGACGTGCACCACGGCAATGGCACCCAGGCGATGTTCTGGGACGACGCCGACCTGTTCTTCGCCTCCACCCACCAGTCGCCGCTCTATCCCGGCACCGGTTCGATGCGGGAAACCGGCGTCGCCGACAACATCGTCAACGCGCCGCTGCCGCCCCATTCCGGAACGGTGGAGTTCCGTCAGGCGATGGAGCGCCGCATCCTCCCCGCGCTGGAGGAGTTCCAGCCGGAGCTGATCCTGATCTCTGCCGGTTTCGACGCCCACGCCCGCGACCCGCTGGCGTCGCTGAACTTCACCGGCCCGGATTTCGAATGGGCCACCCGCAAGCTGGTCGAGGCGGCGGACCGGCTGTGCGACGGCCGCGTCGTGACGGTGCTGGAAGGCGGCTACGACATGGTGGGGCTCGCCGAGGGGTGTGCCGCCCATCTCCAGGCCCTGATGCGCGCCTGA